The sequence below is a genomic window from Nitrospinota bacterium.
AATGCACGTACTTTTTCTATTGCTGAAAAACAGAACCTTGATATTGTCACAATCTGCTCTACCTGCCAGGGTACTTTGAAGAAAACTGAGGCTCATCTAAATGAGGATCCTGAATACAAAAAAAAGGTCAACGATATCCTTGACGAGGGCGGACATCAATATAATGGCAAGACCAAAATCAAACATTTTGCCAACATTCTTGCCACTGAAGAGGGAATGGCAAGATTGAAGGAACGCATCAAGAGACCGTTGACCGGGTTAAAAGTTGCGGCGTTTTATGGTTGTTATGTTCTTCGCCCGTCAGAAAACTCGGACTTCGAGAACCCGGATAACCCGACCGGCATGGAAGATATCTTTGCGGCACTGGGCGCGACACCGGTTTATTATCCTAGTCGAACCAAGTGTTGTGGATTTCCCATCATCATGATGAACAAACCCGCTTCTCTGGGTATGTCGGGCAATGCTTTGCTGGACGCTATAAACCACGGAGCTGATGTTTTGGCAACAGGGTGTCCGCTTTGCCACTTGAGCCTGGATTCTTATCAGCCGGAGATGGAAATCCTTCAGAAGAAGAATAATGAAATCCCTATTTTACACCTCCCCCAGCTTGTTGCCTTGGCACTCGGCTATTCCCCTGCTGAGCTTGGCATGGATAAACATATTGTCTCCACCCTGAAAATCAACGAGATATTAGCAAGTTAGGTTTAATTAAGCATCCTGTAATTTAGTTCGTTACAACTTCTATAGCAAAACCTTTAAGAAAAAATATCTCCTATCATGTCACCGAAAA
It includes:
- a CDS encoding heterodisulfide reductase, producing MKFALFTGCVAKGATRELMLSTTKAAEGLGFDFVEMKAASCCGAGVVSEKSPLLADALNARTFSIAEKQNLDIVTICSTCQGTLKKTEAHLNEDPEYKKKVNDILDEGGHQYNGKTKIKHFANILATEEGMARLKERIKRPLTGLKVAAFYGCYVLRPSENSDFENPDNPTGMEDIFAALGATPVYYPSRTKCCGFPIIMMNKPASLGMSGNALLDAINHGADVLATGCPLCHLSLDSYQPEMEILQKKNNEIPILHLPQLVALALGYSPAELGMDKHIVSTLKINEILAS